A genomic window from Gossypium hirsutum isolate 1008001.06 chromosome D10, Gossypium_hirsutum_v2.1, whole genome shotgun sequence includes:
- the LOC107916363 gene encoding PRA1 family protein F2 — MTTYGTIPASTLPSANLEYLSRAKERIKDGLGARHPWKLMFNIHSLNCPRTFSEAISRFRANLAYFRMNYAIIVLLILFLSLLWHPISLVVLIIMMALWLFLYFLRDEPLAIFNRTIDDRVVLVVLGVSTFVFLLLTDATSNILVSVMIGAVVVLVHASLRRTDDLYDEESTGLVSGPSSSS, encoded by the coding sequence ATGACAACCTACGGCACGATCCCAGCTTCCACACTCCCTTCGGCCAACCTTGAATACCTATCTCGAGCCAAAGAACGTATCAAAGATGGCCTCGGAGCTCGACATCCATGGAAACTCATGTTCAACATCCACTCCCTCAACTGCCCTCGAACCTTCTCTGAAGCCATTTCCAGGTTTAGAGCTAACTTAGCTTACTTCCGCATGAATTATGCCATAATCGTGCTTCTAATCCTTTTCCTCAGCCTATTATGGCACCCCATCTCCCTCGTAGTCCTCATTATCATGATGGCCCTTTGGTTGTTCTTGTACTTCCTACGGGATGAGCCATTGGCTATTTTCAACCGCACGATCGATGACCGTGTAGTGCTGGTCGTGTTGGGCGTTTCGACCTTTGTGTTCTTGCTGTTGACTGATGCCACCAGCAATATCTTAGTGTCAGTTATGATTGGTGCAGTGGTTGTTTTGGTGCACGCTTCGTTGAGGAGGACTGACGATTTGTATGATGAAGAATCTACTGGCTTGGTGTCTGGACCTTCTTCGTCCTCATAA
- the LOC107916360 gene encoding inactive protein kinase SELMODRAFT_444075, producing the protein MSREQKGKQEKGGSNVAEKVVVAVKASKEIPKTALVWALTHVVQPGDCITLLVVVPSPSSGRRWGFPRFAGDCASRKSQLGSSSEQKSDITDSCSQMILQLHDVYDPNKINVKIKIVSGSPCGAVAAEAKRALASWVVLDKQLKHEEKRCIEELQCNIVVMKNSQAKVLRLNLVGSPEKEAEASSQLNSGRDEASEKYPQNKDTSSGSIRGPVVTPTSSPELGTPFTATEAGTSSVSSSDLGTSPFFNSAGNGDLKKDESLVIKEIQDLDESGSDPESESLSLSSTSLRFQPWITEYLTSQHQSSRHLEETSVRAHDRVQASTTKALLEKFSKLDREAGIGISSFRSDSEFSGNVREAVSLSRNAPPGPPPLCSICQHKAPVFGKPPRWFTYAELELATGGFSQANFLAEGGFGSVHRGLLPDGQAIAVKQHKLASSQGDLEFCSEVEVLSCAQHRNVVMLIGFCIEDRRRLLVYEYICNGSLDSHLYGRHREPLEWSARQKIAVGAARGLRYLHEECRVGCIVHRDMRPNNILITHDFEPLVGDFGLARWQPDGDTGVETRVIGTFGYLAPEYAQSGQITEKADVYSFGVVLIELVTGRKAVDLNRPKGQQCLTEWARPLLEEYAIDELVDPRLEDRYSEHEVYCMLHAASLCVRRDPHSRPRMSQVLRILEGDVLMNTNYTSPGYDVGNRSGRFWAEQQRSYSGPLTSDSLDEFSGKLSLDGARPRTRRTSCEDHL; encoded by the exons GTAGAAGATGGGGTTTCCCAAGATTTGCTGGGGACTGCGCCAGTCGGAAGTCTCAATTAGGATCAAGTTCAGAGCAGAAATCTGATATCACTGATTCCTGCTCCCAAATGATCCTTCAACTTCATGATGTTTATGATCCAAACAAG ATTAATGTCAAGATAAAAATTGTTTCTGGATCGCCATGTGGAGCGGTAGCTGCTGAGGCCAAGCGAGCCCTAGCTAGTTGGGTTGTATTGGACAA GCAGCTTAAACATGAGGAAAAAAGGTGCATAGAGGAGTTGCAATGCAACATTGTGGTTATGAAGAATTCACAGGCTAAAGTTCTCCGCTTAAATTTGGTTGGGTCACCTGAGAAGGAAGCTGAAGCTTCTTCTCAATTAAATTCTGGGAGAGATGAAGCTTCTGAAAAGTATCCCCAAAACAAAGATACATCATCTGGTTCTATTAGAGGGCCAGTTGTCACTCCAACTAGTAGTCCAGAGCTCGGGACACCATTTACTGCTACTGAAGCAGGAACTTCTTCAGTGTCAAGCTCTGATCTGGGCACTTCTCCTTTTTTCAACTCAGCAGGGAATGGAGACCTGAAGAAGGATGAATCATTGGTCATTAAAGAAATTCAGGATCTTGATGAATCTGGTTCAGACCCCGAGAGTGAAAGTTTATCCTTATCTTCAACAAGTTTAAGGTTCCAACCATGGATAACAGAGTATCTTACTTCTCAGCATCAATCCTCACGACACCTGGAAGAAACTTCAGTTAGAGCTCATGACAGGGTTCAAGCTTCAACAACAAAAGCCTTGCTGGAGAAATTTTCGAAACTTGATAGAGAAGCAGGCATTGGAATATCAAGCTTTAGGAGTGATTCTGAATTTAGTGGAAATGTGAGGGAAGCAGTTTCATTATCGAGAAATGCCCCACCTGGCCCTCCTCCATTGTGTTCAATATGTCAGCATAAGGCCCCTGTATTTGGGAAACCGCCGAGGTGGTTTACCTATGCTGAATTGGAGCTTGCAACTGGTGGATTTTCACAAGCTAATTTCTTGGCTGAGGGTGGGTTTGGATCCGTTCATAGAGGACTTCTCCCAGATGGTCAGGCAATTGCAGTGAAGCAACACAAATTGGCTAGTTCTCAAGGAGATCTTGAGTTTTGCTCAGAGGTGGAAGTCCTGAGCTGTGCTCAGCACAGGAATGTTGTTATGCTGATTGGGTTCTGTATTGAGGATAGAAGGCGACTGCTGGTTTATGAGTACATATGCAATGGATCCCTAGATTCTCATCTATATG GGCGTCATCGGGAACCTTTAGAATGGTCTGCACGGCAAAAGATTGCAGTAGGAGCTGCTAGAGGTCTGAGATACCTTCATGAAGAATGCAGAGTTGGCTGCATTGTGCACCGTGACATGCGGCCGAACAACATTCTCATCACCCATGATTTTGAACCTTTG GTTGGTGATTTTGGCCTTGCAAGATGGCAGCCTGATGGTGATACTGGTGTGGAAACAAGAGTGATTGGAACATTCGG GTATTTGGCACCAGAGTATGCTCAAAGTGGACAAATCACAGAAAAGGCAGATGTCTATTCCTTCGGAGTGGTGTTAATTGAACTGGTTACTGGACGGAAAGCTGTGGACCTTAATAGGCCAAAGGGCCAACAATGTCTAACCGAATGG GCACGTCCACTTTTGGAAGAATACGCCATAGATGAACTGGTGGACCCCAGATTGGAAGATCGCTATTCCGAACATGAGGTATATTGCATGCTTCATGCTGCATCATTATGCGTAAGGCGAGATCCTCATTCTAGGCCGCGCATGTCACAG GTGCTCCGCATACTGGAAGGTGATGTGCTCATGAACACCAATTACACGTCGCCAGGGTATGATGTTGGTAACCGTAGTGGCCGGTTCTGGGCAGAGCAACAACGGAGCTACAGTGGACCGCTCACGAGTGATTCATTAGATGAGTTCAGTGGAAAGCTCTCCCTCGACGGAGCAAGGCCAAGAACAAGGAGGACTTCATGCGAAGATCATTTGTAA
- the LOC107916361 gene encoding U2 small nuclear ribonucleoprotein B'' isoform X1 — translation MARPPYEYDPYYLQPDQDRNLINTLFVSGLPDDVKAREIHNLFRRRAGFDYCQLKYTGRGNQVVAFATFLNHQSAIAAMHALNGVKFDPQAGSVLHIELARSNSRRKRKPGSGPYVVIDNRTKGSANTQETSSDDGDSDTEEPSGAEDADASNKDELKTVKSDTVQDPENSVPAANEQLERTIDEGAQACSTLFIANLGPNCTEYELKQVLSKYPGFNMLKIRAKGGMPVAFADFEQVEQATKVMTDLQSSLLPSSDRGGMHIEYARSKMRKP, via the exons ATGGCACGGCCACCGTACGAATACGACCCCTATTACCTTCAACCTGACCAAGACCGTAACTTGATCAACACGCTCTTCGTTTCTGGACTCCCCGACGACGTCAAGGCGCGTGAGATTCACAACCTGTTTCGACGACGCGCAGGTTTCGACTATTGCCAGCTCAAGTATACTGGCCGTGGCAACCAG GTTGTTGCATTTGCTACCTTTCTCAATCATCAATCTGCAATCGCAGCAATGCATGCATTAAAT GGGGTAAAGTTTGATCCTCAAGCGGGATCTGTTTTGCATATTGAACTAGCCAGATCAAACTCAAGGAGAAAACGTAAACCAG GTAGTGGTCCATATGTTGTTATTGATAATAGAACCAAGGGCTCAGCTAATACCCAGGAAACATCAAGTGATGATG GAGACAGTGACACTGAAGAACCATCTGGAGCTGAGGATGCTGATGCTTCAAACAAGGATGAACTGAAAACCGTAAAGAG TGATACAGTACAGGATCCAGAAAACTCTGTACCAGCTGCAAAT GAACAGTTGGAAAGGACTATTGATGAAGGTGCTCAAGCTTGCTCTACTTTATTCATAGCAAATCTAGGTCCAAATTGCACTGAATATGAACTGAAGCAAGTTCTATCCAA GTATCCTGGATTCAATATGCTCAAGATTCGGGCTAAAGGAGGAATGCCAGTTGCATTTGCTGATTTTGAG CAAGTAGAACAAGCCACGAAAGTGATGACGGATCTTCAGAGCAGCCTTTTGCCTTCATCAGACCGAGGCGGCATGCACATAGA GTATGCAAGGTCCAAGATGAGGAAGCCCTAG
- the LOC107916361 gene encoding uncharacterized protein isoform X2, producing MARPPYEYDPYYLQPDQDRNLINTLFVSGLPDDVKAREIHNLFRRRAGFDYCQLKYTGRGNQVVAFATFLNHQSAIAAMHALNFDPQAGSVLHIELARSNSRRKRKPGSGPYVVIDNRTKGSANTQETSSDDGDSDTEEPSGAEDADASNKDELKTVKSDTVQDPENSVPAANEQLERTIDEGAQACSTLFIANLGPNCTEYELKQVLSKYPGFNMLKIRAKGGMPVAFADFEQVEQATKVMTDLQSSLLPSSDRGGMHIEYARSKMRKP from the exons ATGGCACGGCCACCGTACGAATACGACCCCTATTACCTTCAACCTGACCAAGACCGTAACTTGATCAACACGCTCTTCGTTTCTGGACTCCCCGACGACGTCAAGGCGCGTGAGATTCACAACCTGTTTCGACGACGCGCAGGTTTCGACTATTGCCAGCTCAAGTATACTGGCCGTGGCAACCAG GTTGTTGCATTTGCTACCTTTCTCAATCATCAATCTGCAATCGCAGCAATGCATGCATTAAAT TTTGATCCTCAAGCGGGATCTGTTTTGCATATTGAACTAGCCAGATCAAACTCAAGGAGAAAACGTAAACCAG GTAGTGGTCCATATGTTGTTATTGATAATAGAACCAAGGGCTCAGCTAATACCCAGGAAACATCAAGTGATGATG GAGACAGTGACACTGAAGAACCATCTGGAGCTGAGGATGCTGATGCTTCAAACAAGGATGAACTGAAAACCGTAAAGAG TGATACAGTACAGGATCCAGAAAACTCTGTACCAGCTGCAAAT GAACAGTTGGAAAGGACTATTGATGAAGGTGCTCAAGCTTGCTCTACTTTATTCATAGCAAATCTAGGTCCAAATTGCACTGAATATGAACTGAAGCAAGTTCTATCCAA GTATCCTGGATTCAATATGCTCAAGATTCGGGCTAAAGGAGGAATGCCAGTTGCATTTGCTGATTTTGAG CAAGTAGAACAAGCCACGAAAGTGATGACGGATCTTCAGAGCAGCCTTTTGCCTTCATCAGACCGAGGCGGCATGCACATAGA GTATGCAAGGTCCAAGATGAGGAAGCCCTAG